A part of Desulfomicrobium apsheronum genomic DNA contains:
- the pstB gene encoding phosphate ABC transporter ATP-binding protein PstB, producing the protein MTETVKISSRNLNFYYSDFHALQDISFDMLQHQATALIGPSGCGKSTFLRCINRMNDLIAGTRIEGSLTMDGQDLNDNSHDVVVLRRRVGMVFQKPNPFPKSIYENVAYGLRVNGVKDREFIDARVEESLKLAALWDEVKDRMDQSGLSLSGGQQQRLCIARAMAVEPEVLLMDEPASALDPIATQKIEELIHELKNKFTIVIVTHSMQQAARVSDRTAFFYMGKLIEVGPTDKLFTRPENKQTEDYITGRFG; encoded by the coding sequence ATGACAGAAACGGTCAAGATTTCATCGAGAAATCTCAACTTCTACTATTCGGACTTTCACGCGCTCCAGGATATCAGCTTCGATATGCTGCAGCATCAGGCAACCGCCCTGATCGGGCCTTCGGGTTGCGGCAAGTCCACTTTTCTACGTTGCATCAACCGCATGAACGACCTTATAGCCGGTACCCGGATCGAAGGATCCCTGACCATGGACGGGCAGGACCTGAACGACAACTCCCATGACGTGGTCGTGCTCCGGCGCCGGGTGGGCATGGTCTTCCAGAAGCCCAATCCCTTTCCCAAGAGCATCTACGAGAACGTGGCCTATGGGCTGCGGGTCAACGGCGTCAAGGACCGCGAGTTCATCGATGCGCGGGTCGAGGAGAGCCTCAAGCTCGCCGCCCTGTGGGACGAGGTCAAGGATCGCATGGACCAGTCGGGTCTCAGCCTTTCGGGCGGGCAGCAACAGCGCCTGTGCATCGCCCGGGCCATGGCCGTGGAGCCCGAAGTCCTGCTCATGGACGAGCCCGCTTCCGCGCTTGACCCCATAGCCACCCAGAAGATCGAGGAGCTCATCCACGAGCTCAAGAACAAATTCACCATCGTCATTGTCACGCATTCCATGCAGCAGGCCGCCCGCGTCTCCGATCGGACCGCATTTTTCTATATGGGCAAGCTCATCGAGGTCGGTCCCACGGACAAGCTGTTCACCCGCCCTGAGAACAAGCAGACCGAGGACTATATCACAGGCCGTTTCGGCTGA
- a CDS encoding sigma-54-dependent transcriptional regulator, translating into MEVMGAPSVVIGGRVVIVDDEVDFARGLARLVCGQFPGLEVEAVHSAAEALRTLSAKPAQLMITDLRMPEMTGLQLLSQALGLLPDLSMVVLTAYGTIETAVEALRAGAYDFLTKPIEPEQLFRVVEKGLERSRLLEENNRLRKILANKECGGELVGEGAAMRQLKRTIAAVAQSEYTVLVRGESGTGKELVARMVHHLGVRASRPFLAVNCPSIPENLLESELFGHVKGAFTGADRDHKGLFAAADKGTIHLDEIGDISPAVQTKLLRVMQDGEVRPVGSNRSSRVDVRVVASTNQNLEAAMQAKTFREDLYYRLNVLTITLPPLRERAEDIPLLAGHFFRAACREMGLAEKQVDPEVMHWMATHPWPGNVRELQNFVRRLTVFATTERVDMNLLRMVQQGGCLPVPMSKSQNGGDAALEPYKNAKADAVTAFTHSYVNELLAQTKGNVSEAARVSGLSRVALQKILSRMGESAARFRD; encoded by the coding sequence ATGGAAGTCATGGGAGCACCCAGTGTAGTCATCGGAGGTCGGGTCGTCATTGTCGACGACGAGGTGGACTTCGCGCGCGGTCTGGCCAGGCTTGTCTGCGGACAGTTTCCCGGCCTTGAAGTGGAAGCCGTGCATAGCGCGGCCGAAGCCCTGCGGACCCTTTCGGCAAAGCCCGCCCAGCTCATGATCACGGATTTGCGCATGCCCGAGATGACCGGATTGCAGCTTCTGTCCCAGGCCCTTGGCCTGCTGCCGGATCTGAGCATGGTCGTGCTCACCGCCTACGGGACCATCGAAACGGCGGTGGAGGCCCTGCGGGCCGGAGCCTATGATTTCCTGACCAAACCCATCGAGCCGGAGCAGCTTTTTCGGGTGGTGGAGAAGGGGCTGGAGCGAAGCCGGTTGTTGGAGGAAAACAATCGCCTGCGCAAGATTCTGGCCAACAAGGAATGCGGCGGCGAGCTGGTCGGTGAAGGCGCGGCCATGCGGCAGCTCAAGCGCACCATTGCGGCCGTGGCCCAGTCCGAATACACGGTGCTGGTTCGGGGCGAATCAGGCACCGGCAAGGAGTTGGTGGCCCGCATGGTGCACCATCTGGGCGTACGGGCTTCCCGGCCGTTTCTGGCGGTGAACTGTCCTTCCATTCCCGAGAATCTGCTCGAAAGCGAACTTTTCGGCCACGTCAAGGGCGCCTTTACCGGGGCCGACCGCGACCACAAGGGGCTCTTCGCCGCCGCCGACAAGGGAACCATCCATCTGGACGAAATCGGGGACATTTCCCCGGCGGTCCAGACCAAGCTGCTGCGGGTCATGCAGGACGGGGAGGTTCGGCCAGTTGGATCGAACAGATCCTCACGCGTGGATGTGCGCGTGGTCGCCTCCACAAATCAAAACCTTGAAGCCGCCATGCAGGCCAAGACCTTTCGCGAGGACCTGTATTACCGGTTGAACGTGCTGACCATAACCCTGCCGCCCCTGCGCGAGCGGGCCGAGGACATTCCGCTTTTGGCCGGACACTTCTTCCGGGCGGCCTGCCGCGAGATGGGGCTGGCCGAAAAACAGGTCGATCCGGAGGTCATGCACTGGATGGCCACCCACCCCTGGCCTGGCAACGTACGTGAGTTGCAGAATTTCGTACGCCGTCTGACCGTTTTCGCCACCACGGAGCGGGTGGACATGAATCTGCTGCGCATGGTGCAGCAGGGCGGCTGTCTGCCCGTACCCATGAGCAAGAGCCAGAACGGAGGCGACGCCGCGCTGGAACCCTACAAGAACGCCAAGGCCGATGCCGTGACGGCATTCACCCATTCCTACGTAAACGAGCTTCTGGCCCAGACCAAAGGCAACGTGTCCGAAGCGGCCCGCGTCTCGGGCCTGTCCCGCGTGGCCCTGCAGAAGATCCTCTCGCGCATGGGCGAAAGCGCGGCGCGATTTCGGGATTGA
- a CDS encoding YeiH family protein yields MSEESSSVVIDHGKSQWSDLWKKEDFLAIWLGFIIISVCVLAYTTFGPKAEFAEKIATANQIQEAELAKAPFKTIAWHNAQDAKKLKGSSSAFGKFASHWTKTPGSWKTNPMDSLIRSESQAQALNEKGMPKYEEAKGKLEVALAAAVAAEEAAAGASFQNQALNDEATAKISEWRDAQKAVGDAKKKVGNKPYNYIPTLIGLCIFIALIFGAGIAMMGKSAPAFLQGFVMVFLVAVLAYILGGQAISKQYGFGAEAWGVLLGMVIANTVGTPKWVLPACEVEFFIKTGLVLLGAEVLFNKIVAIGTPGIFVAWVVTPVVLVLTYIFGQKVLKMPSKTLNVVISADMSVCGTSAAIAAAAACRAKKEELTLSIGLSLVFTAIMMIAMPAFIKAVGIPEILGGAWMGGTIDSTGAVAAAGAFLGQKAMYVAATIKMIQNVMIGVTAFCIAVYWCTKVDRVAGKTVGAGEIWHRFPKFVLGFIAASIIFSILDQGMGKDLGDAVVDQGIVRGGTRLLRGWFFALSFAAIGLSTNFRELAKYFKGGKPLILYVCGQSLNLVLTLTMAYIMFYVVFPEITAKI; encoded by the coding sequence ATGTCAGAAGAAAGCAGCAGCGTCGTCATCGACCACGGGAAAAGCCAGTGGTCGGATTTGTGGAAGAAAGAGGACTTCCTTGCCATCTGGCTCGGTTTTATCATTATTTCCGTTTGCGTCCTTGCGTACACGACTTTTGGTCCCAAGGCTGAGTTTGCCGAGAAGATCGCCACCGCCAACCAGATTCAGGAAGCGGAACTTGCCAAGGCTCCGTTCAAGACCATCGCCTGGCACAATGCTCAGGACGCCAAGAAGCTCAAGGGCTCCAGCTCCGCTTTCGGCAAGTTCGCATCCCACTGGACCAAGACGCCCGGTTCCTGGAAGACCAACCCCATGGACTCCTTGATCCGCTCCGAATCCCAGGCCCAGGCTCTGAACGAAAAGGGCATGCCTAAATACGAAGAGGCCAAGGGCAAGCTTGAAGTGGCACTCGCCGCTGCCGTGGCCGCGGAAGAGGCTGCGGCCGGCGCATCCTTCCAGAACCAGGCGCTCAATGACGAGGCCACAGCCAAGATTTCCGAGTGGCGCGACGCACAAAAGGCCGTCGGGGATGCCAAGAAGAAGGTCGGAAACAAGCCCTACAACTACATCCCGACTCTTATCGGCCTGTGCATATTCATCGCGCTTATTTTCGGTGCCGGCATTGCCATGATGGGCAAGAGCGCGCCTGCGTTCCTGCAGGGTTTCGTGATGGTCTTCCTGGTCGCCGTCCTGGCGTACATTCTCGGCGGGCAGGCCATTTCCAAGCAGTACGGATTTGGCGCCGAAGCCTGGGGCGTGCTCCTGGGCATGGTCATAGCCAACACCGTGGGTACTCCCAAATGGGTCCTTCCGGCCTGTGAGGTCGAATTCTTCATCAAGACCGGTCTTGTGCTCCTGGGCGCGGAAGTGCTCTTCAACAAGATCGTGGCCATCGGCACTCCCGGCATTTTCGTGGCCTGGGTGGTCACTCCCGTTGTCCTTGTGCTGACTTATATCTTTGGCCAGAAAGTGCTGAAGATGCCTTCCAAGACACTCAACGTCGTCATCTCCGCCGACATGTCCGTGTGCGGTACCTCCGCCGCCATCGCCGCAGCGGCGGCCTGCCGGGCCAAGAAGGAAGAGTTGACCCTGTCCATCGGTCTGTCCCTGGTCTTCACCGCCATCATGATGATCGCCATGCCCGCCTTCATCAAGGCTGTCGGCATTCCGGAGATTCTGGGCGGCGCCTGGATGGGCGGCACCATCGACTCCACCGGCGCGGTGGCAGCGGCCGGCGCGTTCCTGGGTCAGAAAGCCATGTACGTGGCCGCGACCATCAAGATGATCCAGAACGTCATGATCGGTGTTACCGCGTTCTGCATCGCCGTGTACTGGTGCACGAAGGTTGACCGCGTGGCTGGCAAGACCGTTGGCGCAGGAGAGATCTGGCATCGTTTTCCCAAGTTCGTGCTTGGCTTCATCGCCGCGTCCATCATCTTCTCCATCCTGGATCAGGGCATGGGTAAGGATCTTGGCGACGCGGTCGTGGATCAGGGCATCGTCCGCGGCGGCACCAGGCTTCTGCGCGGCTGGTTCTTCGCCCTGTCTTTTGCCGCCATCGGCCTGTCTACCAACTTCCGTGAACTGGCCAAGTACTTCAAGGGCGGCAAGCCGCTCATCCTGTATGTCTGCGGCCAGAGTCTCAATCTTGTCTTGACTCTGACGATGGCCTACATCATGTTCTACGTGGTCTTCCCCGAAATCACGGCCAAGATCTAA
- a CDS encoding response regulator transcription factor, with protein sequence MAHKIVVIEDEPDIANLLAFHLKSGGYDCFVARDGKKGLQLVQSERPDLVLLDLMLPGMSGTDVCKAVKGSPECAHIPIIMLTARGDEVDRILGFELGADDYVIKPFSPRELMLRIKTVLRRNVNILPKVAHWQREGLAADFEAYTLLVDGVDAHLTPTEFNLFGEFVRNEGKVLSREQLLSNAWGYEFEGYSRTVDTHVRRLRKKLGPYADWLETVRGIGYRMKRENQVD encoded by the coding sequence ATGGCTCACAAGATTGTCGTCATCGAAGACGAACCGGATATCGCCAACCTTTTGGCTTTTCATCTCAAGTCGGGCGGGTACGACTGCTTCGTGGCCCGGGATGGAAAAAAGGGCCTGCAACTGGTCCAGTCCGAACGGCCGGATCTGGTGCTCCTCGATCTGATGCTGCCCGGCATGAGCGGTACGGACGTGTGCAAGGCCGTCAAGGGCAGCCCGGAATGCGCTCACATACCTATCATAATGCTCACCGCCCGGGGGGACGAAGTCGACCGCATCCTCGGCTTCGAGCTCGGCGCGGACGATTATGTCATAAAGCCTTTCAGCCCCCGGGAACTGATGCTGCGCATCAAGACCGTTCTGCGACGCAACGTGAACATCCTGCCCAAGGTCGCGCACTGGCAGCGCGAGGGCCTGGCTGCCGATTTCGAGGCGTACACGCTGCTTGTGGATGGGGTGGACGCGCACCTGACACCCACGGAATTCAATCTTTTCGGTGAATTTGTGCGCAACGAGGGCAAGGTGCTCTCCCGGGAGCAGCTCCTGAGCAATGCTTGGGGATACGAATTCGAAGGCTATTCGCGCACCGTTGATACCCATGTGCGTCGGCTGCGCAAGAAGCTCGGCCCCTATGCCGACTGGCTGGAGACCGTCCGGGGCATCGGCTATCGCATGAAACGTGAAAATCAGGTCGACTAG
- a CDS encoding MlaA family lipoprotein has protein sequence MRIFLLCLILFVSAGCATNGQHQPGPFEAPVHRGLPEDPTLERHFLVHDPWEGFNRNMYHFNAQLDRYVYLPVVRTYEAILPDSVQQGVSNVFNNLKEIPIFVNSVLQGKAKKASVSLGRFVFNTTIGLGGIIDVLGNGGIPQENEDFGQTLGFWGVPPGPYLVLPVFGPSGVRDTGGVFVDAAMTINPSYGLFQDMSWIARESVSTGVYGVKAVDARHQVKFRYYETGSPFEYQLVRFIYSKKRELDIDK, from the coding sequence ATGCGCATATTTCTTCTCTGCCTCATCCTCTTCGTCTCCGCCGGATGCGCCACCAACGGACAGCATCAGCCCGGGCCCTTTGAGGCCCCCGTTCATCGCGGCCTGCCGGAGGACCCCACTCTGGAGCGGCATTTTTTGGTGCATGACCCCTGGGAGGGGTTCAACCGTAACATGTACCATTTCAATGCCCAGCTTGATCGCTATGTCTATCTGCCGGTGGTCAGAACCTACGAAGCAATTCTGCCCGACAGCGTTCAGCAGGGTGTTTCGAATGTTTTCAACAATCTGAAAGAAATACCGATTTTCGTGAACTCCGTCCTGCAAGGCAAGGCCAAAAAGGCTTCGGTCTCTTTGGGCCGCTTTGTCTTCAACACGACCATCGGCCTCGGCGGCATCATCGATGTGCTCGGAAATGGCGGCATCCCGCAGGAAAACGAGGATTTCGGGCAGACCCTGGGCTTCTGGGGCGTGCCCCCCGGTCCGTATCTGGTGCTGCCCGTGTTCGGGCCTTCCGGAGTGCGTGACACGGGAGGCGTGTTCGTGGATGCGGCCATGACCATAAACCCATCGTACGGCCTCTTCCAAGACATGAGCTGGATTGCACGCGAGTCGGTGTCCACCGGCGTTTACGGGGTCAAGGCTGTCGATGCGCGTCATCAGGTCAAGTTTCGCTATTACGAGACAGGAAGCCCCTTCGAGTACCAGCTGGTGCGCTTCATCTACTCCAAGAAGCGCGAGCTCGACATCGATAAGTAG
- a CDS encoding c-type heme family protein: MHLLKPSKIQTKFVSGLLVASIVLGIVFSVGFYLHMKNVLEEEVRDKALLIFTHVDSIQHYVRDILRPAMYERLPASFVIEAMSSSYISRTIMAPINDDRGGTIYRRVAIDARNPAYEANTHERELIRYFRANPEQELWQGYKTMDGEKYFLKVRAVRFEEGCMYCHGRPEEAPPELLSLYGGRGFGKEENSIAGVDFVGISVQSSVGRVQQTILTYFAFFAFGALLFFSATNFLFRVLVVNNLKRLNSVFRRNVVDAEGSELLHKLEQGDEIEELVEGMEQMGNHLFEVRHQLQDYAENLRKMVDERTEALSHEAEARQEDVHLFVRLLEDMRRSGSRSELWSLALPEICKRFGARSIAYVCTMVSRNYYVWPESSVVPELPENMVEVLTGSACLQSGSRIFVPVESSSGNAEGILCLYWDTEAEASKHDQRVLTALGRQLGTAAENLTAIDSLLRQMNVLETIVEGITDPLALMDSNCAVLTVNQAARQLTSELTDGERTDGNMLSIFFHPLSDHCPMVDAIRGGTPDLREVELPGGRSFSLSMYPVRSSDGQTDRVVVYVRETTMEKRMRSQVWHSEKMATVGKLTAGLAHEINNPLGVILCYAGLLRQTISDPQQASDLNIIERHTRQAQRVLQELLNFARPKAAGSGTADACAVAVSVSEVFSVQAAKKRAHLTVEHPREPLSVRMGIGELEQVISNLVINALDAVGEDDGVIVVRVAPKDGRVVIVVEDNGPGVAAADVPHIFDPFYSTKAIGAGTGLGLAVVYGMVRDVGGEVFVEHSALGGGRFVVLLPSGNDDLESDTAHQRKD; encoded by the coding sequence ATGCACCTTCTCAAACCATCAAAGATACAGACCAAATTTGTTTCCGGGCTTTTGGTCGCCTCCATTGTTTTGGGCATCGTCTTTTCCGTCGGCTTTTATCTACACATGAAAAATGTCCTTGAGGAGGAGGTGCGGGACAAGGCCCTGCTCATCTTCACCCATGTGGACTCCATCCAGCACTACGTGCGCGACATCCTGCGCCCGGCCATGTACGAGCGCCTGCCCGCTTCGTTCGTCATCGAGGCCATGTCCTCATCCTACATCTCCCGGACCATCATGGCGCCGATCAACGACGATCGCGGCGGCACCATATATCGCCGCGTGGCCATCGACGCACGCAACCCCGCCTACGAGGCCAACACGCATGAACGGGAACTGATCCGCTATTTCAGGGCCAACCCCGAACAGGAGTTGTGGCAGGGGTACAAGACCATGGACGGGGAAAAATATTTTCTGAAAGTCCGTGCCGTGCGTTTCGAGGAAGGGTGCATGTATTGTCACGGCAGGCCCGAGGAAGCTCCGCCTGAGCTGTTGTCCCTTTACGGGGGCCGGGGGTTCGGCAAGGAGGAGAACTCCATCGCCGGGGTCGATTTCGTGGGCATCTCCGTGCAGAGCAGCGTGGGGCGCGTGCAGCAGACCATCCTGACCTACTTCGCCTTTTTCGCTTTCGGCGCGTTGCTGTTTTTTTCCGCGACAAATTTTCTGTTCCGCGTCCTGGTGGTCAACAATTTGAAACGGCTCAACAGCGTTTTCAGACGCAACGTGGTCGATGCGGAAGGCTCCGAGCTCCTGCACAAGCTAGAGCAGGGCGACGAGATCGAGGAACTGGTCGAAGGTATGGAGCAGATGGGCAATCATCTCTTCGAGGTCCGCCACCAGCTCCAGGATTATGCGGAAAATCTGCGCAAGATGGTCGATGAGCGCACCGAGGCCCTCTCGCATGAGGCCGAAGCCCGGCAGGAGGACGTGCATCTCTTTGTGCGTCTGCTGGAGGACATGCGCCGCAGCGGGTCGCGTTCGGAACTCTGGAGCCTGGCCCTGCCCGAGATCTGCAAGCGCTTCGGGGCGCGCAGCATCGCCTATGTGTGCACCATGGTCTCCAGGAACTACTATGTTTGGCCCGAGTCGTCCGTTGTGCCCGAGTTGCCCGAGAACATGGTGGAGGTGCTGACCGGCAGCGCCTGCCTGCAATCGGGCTCCAGGATTTTCGTGCCGGTGGAGTCGAGTTCCGGAAATGCCGAGGGCATCCTCTGCCTCTACTGGGACACCGAGGCCGAGGCTTCGAAGCACGATCAACGGGTACTCACGGCGCTCGGCCGTCAGCTCGGCACGGCAGCGGAGAACCTGACTGCCATCGACAGTCTGCTGCGGCAGATGAACGTGCTTGAAACCATCGTCGAGGGCATCACCGATCCGCTGGCGCTCATGGACTCGAACTGCGCCGTGCTGACCGTGAACCAGGCCGCCCGCCAACTGACCTCGGAATTGACGGACGGCGAGCGCACGGACGGCAACATGCTGTCCATCTTTTTCCATCCGTTGTCCGATCATTGTCCGATGGTTGACGCCATTCGCGGCGGCACACCGGATCTGCGCGAAGTCGAGCTGCCCGGCGGCAGATCGTTTTCACTTTCGATGTACCCGGTGCGCAGTTCCGACGGGCAGACGGACCGGGTGGTCGTCTATGTGCGCGAGACCACCATGGAGAAGCGCATGCGTTCTCAGGTCTGGCATTCGGAGAAGATGGCCACCGTGGGCAAGCTCACGGCGGGGCTGGCGCATGAGATCAACAATCCGCTCGGGGTCATACTCTGTTATGCCGGACTGTTGCGCCAGACGATCTCCGATCCGCAGCAGGCCTCGGACCTGAACATAATCGAGCGTCACACCAGACAGGCGCAGCGGGTCTTGCAGGAGCTGCTCAATTTTGCCCGCCCCAAGGCTGCCGGATCGGGGACGGCGGACGCCTGCGCCGTCGCCGTTTCCGTGTCCGAAGTTTTTTCCGTGCAGGCCGCCAAGAAGCGGGCGCACTTGACCGTGGAACATCCCAGGGAGCCTCTGTCCGTGCGCATGGGGATCGGCGAACTGGAGCAGGTGATCAGCAACCTGGTCATCAACGCCCTCGACGCGGTCGGGGAGGATGATGGTGTGATCGTTGTCCGGGTCGCTCCCAAGGATGGACGGGTGGTCATCGTGGTGGAGGACAACGGGCCGGGTGTCGCGGCGGCGGATGTTCCGCATATTTTCGATCCCTTTTATTCGACCAAGGCCATTGGCGCGGGGACCGGACTGGGTCTGGCCGTGGTCTACGGCATGGTCAGGGACGTGGGCGGAGAGGTCTTTGTCGAGCATTCAGCCCTCGGCGGCGGGCGCTTTGTCGTGCTCCTGCCGTCCGGAAACGATGACCTGGAATCGGATACTGCGCACCAGAGGAAGGATTGA
- a CDS encoding ATP-binding protein: MTTTTISLRLRLFLAFGVILFLALGVPAYYLHQNLGQTSEREARDSARRDLRSVEWMLSHGSFGSFAEVNDALRDLAARMDIRVTFIDLEGRVLTDSGVTAERVERLENHLGRPEVTQALAGEIGLSLRYSDTVDQELLYAAMRTPASGIMPEGVVRIARPQSQIRKTLDRLYGRTGWVYGFSVILAFGLVSLTSRQIGRAIASVAQAAADIGQGEPGKRIRFSPSTELTPLVQAFNNMVERIESNMQTIVKQKMESEAVLNGMKAGLIVLDGHGRILRGNYAAQEIFPGLSTFAGRKPMELSLLQDLQDACDAALQKRREGDFSQVGVVVSLAGGRSFDVSIVPIKGDAELGVIMVFHDITEIKRVEQIRRDFVANVSHELRTPLTSIKGYAETLVGIEKYDPEQTRSFLEVILRNANHMNTMLDELLQLSRLEHGKQRPDLVTVEPASALYSAWKSCHPLSKDIEFVSELGASTPPVRANFEQLVQVFRNVLENAVKYVPDETAVIRVHGHASGRELVVFIEDNGPGIPVEDQARIFERFYRVEKDRNSSIGGTGLGLAICRHIMANHGGRITVQSPVPETGIGSRFIITLPLAGQIPEE; this comes from the coding sequence ATGACCACCACGACGATTTCCTTGCGGCTGCGGCTGTTTCTGGCCTTCGGGGTCATTTTGTTTTTGGCGCTGGGCGTGCCTGCCTACTATCTGCACCAGAATCTTGGGCAGACCAGCGAGCGCGAGGCCCGCGACAGCGCGCGGCGAGACCTTCGCTCCGTGGAGTGGATGCTCTCCCATGGCTCTTTTGGCTCCTTTGCGGAGGTCAACGATGCCCTGCGCGACCTTGCAGCGCGCATGGATATCCGTGTCACCTTCATCGATCTTGAAGGTCGGGTGCTGACCGATTCCGGCGTGACGGCGGAACGGGTCGAGAGACTGGAGAACCATTTGGGCCGGCCGGAAGTGACACAGGCCCTTGCCGGAGAGATCGGCCTCAGCCTGCGTTACAGCGATACCGTGGACCAGGAACTGCTCTATGCGGCCATGCGTACCCCTGCCAGCGGGATCATGCCGGAGGGCGTCGTGCGCATCGCGCGTCCCCAGAGCCAGATCCGCAAGACCCTGGACCGGCTTTATGGACGGACAGGCTGGGTCTATGGGTTCAGCGTCATCCTGGCCTTCGGGCTCGTCTCCCTGACCTCACGGCAGATTGGCCGCGCCATAGCGAGCGTCGCCCAGGCCGCCGCCGACATCGGCCAGGGCGAGCCGGGCAAGCGCATCCGCTTTTCGCCGAGCACCGAGCTTACGCCCCTGGTGCAGGCCTTCAACAACATGGTCGAACGCATCGAGTCCAACATGCAGACCATCGTCAAGCAGAAGATGGAATCCGAGGCCGTGCTCAACGGAATGAAGGCCGGGCTGATCGTCCTCGACGGACACGGCCGGATTCTGCGCGGCAACTACGCCGCCCAGGAGATTTTTCCGGGCCTTTCGACCTTCGCCGGGCGCAAGCCCATGGAACTGTCCTTGCTGCAGGATCTTCAGGATGCCTGCGACGCGGCACTTCAAAAGCGCCGGGAAGGTGATTTTTCCCAGGTCGGCGTGGTGGTCTCCCTGGCGGGCGGCAGAAGCTTCGACGTATCCATCGTGCCCATCAAGGGCGACGCCGAGCTTGGCGTGATCATGGTTTTTCACGACATCACCGAAATCAAGAGGGTGGAACAGATCCGTCGTGATTTCGTGGCCAACGTGTCGCACGAGTTGCGTACACCCCTGACATCGATCAAAGGCTACGCCGAAACCCTGGTGGGCATCGAGAAATACGATCCCGAGCAGACGCGCTCCTTCCTGGAGGTCATCCTGCGCAACGCCAACCACATGAACACCATGCTCGACGAGCTGCTCCAGCTTTCGCGCCTGGAGCATGGCAAGCAGCGCCCCGACCTGGTCACGGTGGAGCCTGCTTCGGCGCTGTATTCGGCCTGGAAGAGCTGCCATCCCTTGAGCAAGGACATCGAATTCGTGAGCGAACTGGGTGCCTCAACGCCCCCGGTGCGGGCAAATTTCGAGCAGCTGGTGCAGGTTTTTCGCAATGTCCTTGAAAACGCCGTCAAGTATGTACCTGACGAGACGGCAGTCATCCGTGTCCATGGGCATGCGAGCGGCCGTGAGCTGGTTGTTTTCATCGAGGACAACGGGCCCGGCATTCCGGTGGAGGATCAGGCCCGGATTTTCGAGCGGTTCTACCGTGTGGAAAAGGACCGCAACAGCTCTATCGGCGGCACGGGCCTCGGCCTTGCCATCTGCAGGCACATAATGGCCAATCACGGAGGGCGGATCACGGTGCAGAGCCCCGTGCCCGAAACCGGGATCGGCTCCCGCTTCATCATCACCTTGCCCCTGGCCGGGCAGATCCCAGAGGAATAG
- the phoU gene encoding phosphate signaling complex protein PhoU codes for MYTHLHEEIETLKLKVLKMVSLTEDAVQKSIQAYVNKDLYLAEEVQDGDVEVNRLEVEIDELALKLLALEQPVAGDLRFILGCMRISVDLERIADEAVNIAERSIMLSSRPPLPFHQDVLEMGTKALAMLRHAAQAFSSNNVEAALQVCHLDNEVDVLNHKNMRQVIEYMIHETPAIERSVHTIILIRRLERIGDLATNIAESVVFIAQGVNIKHKLYFDER; via the coding sequence ATGTATACGCATTTGCATGAAGAAATCGAAACGCTGAAGCTCAAGGTGCTGAAGATGGTCTCCCTGACCGAGGACGCCGTCCAGAAGTCCATCCAGGCCTATGTGAACAAGGATCTGTATCTGGCCGAAGAGGTTCAGGACGGGGACGTGGAAGTAAATCGTCTGGAGGTGGAGATCGACGAGCTGGCGCTCAAGCTGTTGGCCCTGGAGCAGCCCGTGGCCGGAGACCTGCGCTTCATCCTCGGGTGCATGCGCATCAGCGTCGATCTCGAGCGCATCGCCGACGAAGCCGTGAACATCGCCGAGCGGTCCATCATGCTCAGTTCGCGGCCGCCGTTGCCTTTTCACCAGGACGTGCTGGAGATGGGCACTAAGGCCCTGGCCATGCTGCGGCACGCGGCCCAGGCGTTCTCCTCCAACAACGTGGAGGCGGCCCTGCAGGTCTGCCATCTGGACAACGAGGTTGACGTGCTGAACCACAAGAACATGCGCCAGGTCATTGAATACATGATCCACGAGACTCCGGCCATCGAGCGTTCCGTACACACCATCATTCTCATCCGCCGTCTCGAGCGCATCGGCGATCTGGCCACCAATATTGCCGAATCAGTGGTGTTCATCGCCCAAGGGGTGAACATAAAACACAAACTGTATTTCGACGAGCGTTGA